From Hermetia illucens chromosome 6, iHerIll2.2.curated.20191125, whole genome shotgun sequence, one genomic window encodes:
- the LOC119659795 gene encoding myb-like protein X isoform X2 has protein sequence MTAPRLARATRSRFFIGIGALVLMVGFVAIFRSSQQQLDKSREMAIRCEQNQEVLNTRMQAIIEQKFRLETSLENERKEYHDLKQNYEHKLKEEREIHAKASQESNVRFESLQQHYKLEQSEHADLVEECSKTKKVQLEQINGLERKIKSLETLLAQAKSQHNKDVEHWTLKYNNLEREKERVEELLRSSDDKVRSKLLKQVEDYEKHCSYRPPHFESTENSVLPQPNPLKSAALVKDFREQIAMIPKPLGSGEKRSRQQDDFNKDPMQQPPPLRVPYKSSTSPTDPKTSENNKQAVPAASSTSEKTKRSSTLANNGHRLKSKQLPLGVAPVPDNFEELIKNEDKDESGNNNNRYANVIEGLSGKNEDAEQENGAHEVKDNDFNLVDDKNDGKDHLLEVLDNVNNNAAEEDTNNIDAKQGDGGHMVGDGVLVAPNQNLLESVKKDHDGGNDDIDIVENNKNPMLRHDEDDKLKNEVDGDEGKEIVARHDAHEEQNEEDGDDDEYPNNARQQEGEAVRN, from the exons ATGACTGCTCCGCGACTCGCGCGAGCTACAAGAAGTCGCTTTTTTATTGGGATCGGTGCACTTGTGTTGATGGTGGGTTTCGTGGCGATTTTTCGTAGTTCTCAGCAACAACTGGACAAAAGTCGTGAGATGGCAATCCGTTGCGAACAAAACCAAGAAGTACTGAATACCCGAATGCAAG CTATCATAGAACAAAAATTCCGGCTTGAGACATCGCTGGAGAACGAACGCAAAGAATACCATGATCTTAAACAAAATTATGAGCACAAGTTGAAGGAAGAAAGAGAGATACACGCAAAAGCTTCACAGGAATCAAATGTCCGCTTCGAATCATTGCAACAGCATTATAAACTAGAACAGAGTGAGCATGCAGACTTGGTTGAGGAGTGCAGCAAAACTAAGAAAGTTCAGCTTGAACAAATTAATGGGTTGGAGCGCAAAATCAAGTCACTCGAAACCCTACTTGCACAAGCGAAGTCGCAGCACAATAAAGACGTTGAACATTGGACG ttgAAGTATAACAACCTGGAACGGGAGAAAGAACGTGTTGAAGAGCTGTTGAGATCATCAGATGATAAAGTCCGTAGCAAACTTCTCAAACAAGTTGAAGATTACGAGAAGCATTGTTCATACCGTCCACCCCACTTCGAATCCACTGAGAACAGCGTGCTACCCCAACCGAATCCCTTGAAATCTGCGGCGCTTGTGAAAGATTTCAGAGAGCAGATAGCC ATGATTCCGAAACCCCTAGGCAGTGGTGAAAAGAGATCTCGGCAGCAGGACGATTTTAATAAAGACCCAATGCAACAGCCCCCACCGCTAAGGGTTCCGTACAAATCATCGACTTCGCCGACGGACCCGAAAACATCAGAAAACAATAAGCAAGCTGTACCTGCTGCAAGCTCTACTTCGGAAAAGACGAAAAGATCAAGTACACTAGCGAATAATGGCCACAGATTGAAATCAAAGCAGTTGCCTTTGGGTGTAGCACCAGTACCGGATAATTTCGAGGAATTGATAAAGAATGAAGATAAGGACGAAAGTGGCAATAATAACAATCGCTATGCAAACGTAATTGAAGGACTGTCCGGAAAGAACGAAGACGCTGAGCAGGAGAATGGAGCTCATGAGGTGAAAGACAATGACTTCAATTTAGTTGATGATAAGAACGACGGCAAAGATCATCTTCTAGAGGTATTGGATAACGTGAACAATAACGCGGCTGAAGAAGACACGAATAATATTGACGCGAAACAAGGTGATGGTGGACATATGGTTGGTGACGGTGTACTGGTTGCACCCAATCAAAATCTCCTAGAGAGTGTGAAGAAGGACCATGATGGCGGCAACGATGATATAGATAtagttgaaaataataaaaatcccaTGTTGCGACACGATGAGGACGATAAGTTGAAGAATGAAGTAGATGGAGATGAAGGCAAGGAAATCGTTGCCCGACACGATGCGCACGAAGAGCAAAACGAAGAAGATGGAGATGATG ATGAATATCCCAATAACGCTCGGCAGCAAGAAGGTGAAGCAGTACGCAATTGA
- the LOC119659795 gene encoding homeobox protein 13 isoform X1, giving the protein MTAPRLARATRSRFFIGIGALVLMVGFVAIFRSSQQQLDKSREMAIRCEQNQEVLNTRMQAIIEQKFRLETSLENERKEYHDLKQNYEHKLKEEREIHAKASQESNVRFESLQQHYKLEQSEHADLVEECSKTKKVQLEQINGLERKIKSLETLLAQAKSQHNKDVEHWTLKYNNLEREKERVEELLRSSDDKVRSKLLKQVEDYEKHCSYRPPHFESTENSVLPQPNPLKSAALVKDFREQIAVSENLYKIPIKVRNSTNQLHVTNSNSVGKGVKYISNIGNIRSRNGQVINSVENFQMIPKPLGSGEKRSRQQDDFNKDPMQQPPPLRVPYKSSTSPTDPKTSENNKQAVPAASSTSEKTKRSSTLANNGHRLKSKQLPLGVAPVPDNFEELIKNEDKDESGNNNNRYANVIEGLSGKNEDAEQENGAHEVKDNDFNLVDDKNDGKDHLLEVLDNVNNNAAEEDTNNIDAKQGDGGHMVGDGVLVAPNQNLLESVKKDHDGGNDDIDIVENNKNPMLRHDEDDKLKNEVDGDEGKEIVARHDAHEEQNEEDGDDDEYPNNARQQEGEAVRN; this is encoded by the exons ATGACTGCTCCGCGACTCGCGCGAGCTACAAGAAGTCGCTTTTTTATTGGGATCGGTGCACTTGTGTTGATGGTGGGTTTCGTGGCGATTTTTCGTAGTTCTCAGCAACAACTGGACAAAAGTCGTGAGATGGCAATCCGTTGCGAACAAAACCAAGAAGTACTGAATACCCGAATGCAAG CTATCATAGAACAAAAATTCCGGCTTGAGACATCGCTGGAGAACGAACGCAAAGAATACCATGATCTTAAACAAAATTATGAGCACAAGTTGAAGGAAGAAAGAGAGATACACGCAAAAGCTTCACAGGAATCAAATGTCCGCTTCGAATCATTGCAACAGCATTATAAACTAGAACAGAGTGAGCATGCAGACTTGGTTGAGGAGTGCAGCAAAACTAAGAAAGTTCAGCTTGAACAAATTAATGGGTTGGAGCGCAAAATCAAGTCACTCGAAACCCTACTTGCACAAGCGAAGTCGCAGCACAATAAAGACGTTGAACATTGGACG ttgAAGTATAACAACCTGGAACGGGAGAAAGAACGTGTTGAAGAGCTGTTGAGATCATCAGATGATAAAGTCCGTAGCAAACTTCTCAAACAAGTTGAAGATTACGAGAAGCATTGTTCATACCGTCCACCCCACTTCGAATCCACTGAGAACAGCGTGCTACCCCAACCGAATCCCTTGAAATCTGCGGCGCTTGTGAAAGATTTCAGAGAGCAGATAGCCGTGAGTGAAAATTTGTATAAGATTCCGATTAAAGTAAGAAATAGTACAAATCAACTGCATGTCACTAACAGCAATTCAGTGGGCAAAGGGGTGAAGTACATATCTAACATTGGCAACATTCGATCGCGTAATGGGCAGGTTATTAACTCTGTTGAAAATTTTCAGATGATTCCGAAACCCCTAGGCAGTGGTGAAAAGAGATCTCGGCAGCAGGACGATTTTAATAAAGACCCAATGCAACAGCCCCCACCGCTAAGGGTTCCGTACAAATCATCGACTTCGCCGACGGACCCGAAAACATCAGAAAACAATAAGCAAGCTGTACCTGCTGCAAGCTCTACTTCGGAAAAGACGAAAAGATCAAGTACACTAGCGAATAATGGCCACAGATTGAAATCAAAGCAGTTGCCTTTGGGTGTAGCACCAGTACCGGATAATTTCGAGGAATTGATAAAGAATGAAGATAAGGACGAAAGTGGCAATAATAACAATCGCTATGCAAACGTAATTGAAGGACTGTCCGGAAAGAACGAAGACGCTGAGCAGGAGAATGGAGCTCATGAGGTGAAAGACAATGACTTCAATTTAGTTGATGATAAGAACGACGGCAAAGATCATCTTCTAGAGGTATTGGATAACGTGAACAATAACGCGGCTGAAGAAGACACGAATAATATTGACGCGAAACAAGGTGATGGTGGACATATGGTTGGTGACGGTGTACTGGTTGCACCCAATCAAAATCTCCTAGAGAGTGTGAAGAAGGACCATGATGGCGGCAACGATGATATAGATAtagttgaaaataataaaaatcccaTGTTGCGACACGATGAGGACGATAAGTTGAAGAATGAAGTAGATGGAGATGAAGGCAAGGAAATCGTTGCCCGACACGATGCGCACGAAGAGCAAAACGAAGAAGATGGAGATGATG ATGAATATCCCAATAACGCTCGGCAGCAAGAAGGTGAAGCAGTACGCAATTGA
- the LOC119659455 gene encoding aurora kinase C → MYRSTNGPKVGKENVGATMKYGSQKQIESRGTTKIQLTKESNTAPVSRGNIRTGEIKKTVLASKTCVLESTGPSKQTLIVNKTDEQKSTETKPKVESTKTETKRQAAILKTDNPTPIQPNKEVRGDIEHAIPDSTVDRASNVNDKKKWSLSNFDIGRPLGRGKFGNVYLAREKETKFVVALKVLFKKQIHSTGVEHQVRREIEIQSHLRHPNILRLYGYFHDDARIYLILEYAPKGTLYKALQEQPNKHFDEPQTAMYVKSLASALIYLHERDVIHRDIKPENLLLGYNGELKIADFGWSVHEPNSKRTTLCGTLDYLPPEMVQGRPHTKTIDLWSLGVLCYELLVGQAPFVSPDHDETYRKIMKVDYKLPSFVTPAAAHLISKLLKLNPEQRLPLEQVLEHPWIILHS, encoded by the exons ATGTATCGAAGTACGAATGGACCGAAGGTTGGGAAGGAAAACGTAGGCGCCACGATGAAATACGGCAGTCAAAAGCAAATAGAAAGTCGGGGGACCACGAAAATACAATTAACAAAG GAGAGCAACACCGCACCAGTATCACGAGGAAATATCCGCACTggagaaattaaaaaaacagTACTCGCCTCTAAAACGTGCGTTCTCGAGAGTACGGGTCCTAGCAAGCAGACACTAATAGTTAACAAAACGGATGAACAGAAATCCACTGAGACGAAACCGAAAGTAGAATCAACAAAGACTGAAACAAAACGACAGGCTGCCATTCTCAAGACTGATAACCCAACGCCTATACAACCGAATAAAGAAGTAAGAGGCGACATTGAACACGCTATTCCAGATAGTACTGTGGATAGGGCTTCAA ATGttaatgataaaaaaaagtgGTCACTTTCAAATTTCGACATTGGACGCCCATTAGGCCGGGGAAAGTTCGGCAATGTGTACTTAGCTAGAGAAAAGGAAACTAAATTTGTAGTAGCTCTGAAAGTGTTATTCAAAAAACAAATACACTCAACGGGCGTTGAACACCAAGTGCGGCGCGAAATTGAAATTCAGTCGCATCTGCGCCACCCAAATATACTTCGACTCTATGGATATTTTCATGATGATGCTAGgatttatttgatattagaATATGCACCGAAAGGAACATTATATAAAGCTCTACAGGAGCAACCAAACAAACACTTCGATGAGCCGCAAACTGCCATGTATGTTAAATCTCTTGCATCGGCTCTAATATACTTGCATGAACGTGATGTGATCCATCGTGATATAAAACCCGAGAACTTATTGCTGGGGTACAATGGTGAATTGAAGATAGCTGACTTTGGTTGGTCAGTGCATGAACCGAATTCTAAACGGACAACATTATGCGGCACATTAGATTATCTGCCACCTGAAATGGTGCAAGGCAGACCACATACAAAAACGATTGATTTGTGGAGTTTAGGTGTACTGTGCTATGAACTCTTGGTTGGTCAGGCTCCGTTTGTTTCTCCTGACCATGATGAAACATATCGTAAAATTATGAAAGTTGATTACAAGCTACCCTCGTTTGTTACTCCTGCAGCTGCGCATCTAATTTCGAAGTTATTAAAATTAAACCCGGAGCAAAGGCTGCCTTTAGAGCAAGTTTTGGAACACCCATGGATAATACTTCATTCTTAA